One stretch of Methylopila sp. 73B DNA includes these proteins:
- a CDS encoding sigma-70 family RNA polymerase sigma factor — MIEPQPRAPRDELLIHIPSLRAFAVSLSGQIDRADDLVQETLVKAWRNLGSYTEGTNMRAWLFTILRNVYISDIRRRKREVQDTDGVFAESVAVAPAQNGHMDLVDFRKALDGLPEEQREALVLIGAAEFSYEEAAEIAGCAVGTVKSRVNRARNALARKLNLDVSEIGLEPALRAALGPQDRSGVA, encoded by the coding sequence ATGATCGAGCCGCAGCCGCGGGCCCCGCGCGACGAACTGCTGATTCACATTCCTAGCCTGCGCGCCTTCGCGGTGTCGCTTTCTGGCCAGATCGACCGGGCGGACGACCTGGTTCAGGAAACGCTGGTCAAGGCTTGGCGCAACCTCGGCAGCTACACCGAGGGCACGAACATGCGCGCCTGGCTCTTCACAATCCTCCGCAATGTCTACATCTCGGACATTCGGCGGCGAAAACGCGAGGTGCAAGACACCGACGGCGTGTTCGCCGAGAGCGTCGCCGTCGCTCCCGCTCAGAACGGCCACATGGATCTCGTGGACTTCCGGAAGGCCCTCGATGGTCTCCCGGAGGAGCAACGTGAAGCTCTGGTGCTGATCGGCGCCGCCGAATTCTCCTACGAGGAGGCCGCTGAGATCGCGGGCTGCGCCGTGGGAACCGTCAAAAGTCGCGTCAACCGCGCTCGCAACGCGCTGGCGCGAAAGCTCAATCTCGACGTCAGCGAGATTGGACTCGAGCCCGCCCTCCGCGCGGCTCTCGGGCCGCAGGATCGGTCTGGCGTCGCTTGA
- a CDS encoding response regulator: MALADTIAPHLPFLRRYARALTGRQDSGDAYVAAVLKALIADPRIFPVDTDPRVGLYAIFSRIWSSVALNVETGLEAAQAERTIEALTPRSRQVFLLVSVEGFSPAEAGQILGLSHGEINTAIDEAGREIAEQVATDVLIIEDEPIISMDLAKLVEDLGHRVVGTARTHTEAVAMAAKTNPGLVLADIQLADGSSGLEAVQEMLPKLEVPVIFITAYPERLLSGTRPEPVFLVTKPFQASTVKAIVSQALFFGARARNPDRAPA, translated from the coding sequence ATGGCTCTCGCCGACACGATCGCACCTCACCTGCCTTTTCTCCGTCGCTACGCCCGCGCCCTGACCGGGCGGCAGGACAGCGGCGACGCCTATGTCGCGGCTGTCCTCAAGGCGCTTATCGCCGACCCGCGGATCTTCCCCGTCGACACCGACCCGCGCGTCGGGCTTTACGCCATCTTCTCGCGCATCTGGTCGTCGGTGGCGCTGAACGTTGAGACGGGGCTAGAGGCCGCCCAGGCGGAGCGCACCATCGAAGCGCTGACGCCACGGTCGCGTCAGGTGTTCCTTCTCGTGTCCGTCGAAGGGTTTTCCCCTGCCGAAGCCGGTCAGATCCTGGGCCTCTCACACGGTGAGATCAACACGGCGATCGACGAAGCGGGGCGCGAGATCGCCGAGCAGGTGGCGACGGACGTGCTCATCATCGAGGACGAGCCGATCATCTCCATGGATCTCGCCAAGCTGGTCGAGGATCTTGGCCATCGGGTCGTGGGCACGGCGCGCACCCACACCGAGGCCGTCGCCATGGCCGCGAAGACGAATCCGGGCCTGGTCCTGGCCGACATTCAGCTCGCCGACGGCAGCTCCGGGCTCGAGGCCGTTCAGGAAATGCTGCCGAAGCTGGAGGTGCCGGTGATCTTCATCACCGCCTACCCCGAGCGCTTGCTCAGCGGCACGCGGCCGGAGCCCGTGTTCCTGGTCACGAAGCCCTTCCAGGCCTCGACGGTGAAGGCGATCGTCAGCCAGGCGCTGTTCTTCGGCGCCCGTGCGCGTAACCCTGATCGCGCTCCCGCCTGA
- the opgC gene encoding OpgC domain-containing protein produces MADGDATTQAAKRPAGAPVSSRDWRLDFWRGLAIVFIFWNHSVNNVMSWLTTKNYGVSDSAELFVFLSGFAMASMFVGKFLDRPIMAIPYGFQRAFTLYLHHISAFVVIATLAVLYREYAGSSIMERDLFVRPFLVATETVLPKLATLGYLPPLLDILPLYILLTIMVGVLFWLFRDRWFFYAAFAVGVWTWAQFSGATLSSYPDTRLWTFNPFAWQAVFLAGFAIFLAREEPWFRNVMAAPAAIALSITIVIVAFIAAAPWATLGLYEWRPLRFITDIADKANASPVRLAHFLAMAHLAALFIRKESRLGDTLLGRSMVLIGRKSLPLFVISTVFAAMSHGVFDWFGHGVVTQVTFSLLGALILVALAYVSEELRTTKRVTPVRAPTGTPAPQPREGAPVVPANAPPSPRRI; encoded by the coding sequence TTGGCGGATGGCGATGCGACGACGCAGGCTGCGAAGCGCCCGGCGGGAGCCCCCGTTTCCTCGCGCGACTGGCGCCTCGACTTCTGGCGCGGGCTCGCGATCGTCTTCATCTTCTGGAACCACAGCGTCAACAACGTCATGAGCTGGCTCACGACGAAGAATTACGGCGTCTCGGATTCCGCCGAGCTCTTCGTCTTCCTGTCCGGCTTCGCTATGGCGAGCATGTTCGTCGGCAAGTTCCTCGATCGCCCGATCATGGCGATCCCCTACGGCTTCCAGCGGGCCTTCACGCTGTATCTCCACCACATCTCCGCCTTCGTCGTCATCGCGACGCTGGCCGTGCTGTACCGGGAGTACGCGGGCTCCAGCATCATGGAGCGGGACCTGTTCGTGCGGCCCTTCCTCGTAGCGACGGAGACGGTGCTGCCGAAGCTCGCGACGCTCGGCTACCTGCCGCCGCTGCTGGACATCCTGCCGCTCTACATCCTCCTCACGATCATGGTCGGCGTGCTGTTCTGGCTGTTCCGGGACCGCTGGTTCTTCTACGCGGCCTTCGCCGTCGGCGTCTGGACTTGGGCGCAGTTCTCCGGCGCGACCCTGTCGTCCTACCCCGACACGCGTTTGTGGACCTTCAACCCCTTCGCCTGGCAGGCGGTGTTCCTGGCGGGGTTCGCCATCTTTCTCGCGCGTGAGGAGCCCTGGTTCCGGAACGTCATGGCGGCGCCCGCAGCCATCGCGCTGTCCATCACCATCGTCATCGTAGCCTTCATCGCCGCTGCGCCGTGGGCCACGCTCGGCCTGTACGAATGGCGGCCGCTTCGCTTCATCACGGACATCGCCGACAAGGCCAACGCCTCGCCGGTGCGGCTCGCGCACTTTCTAGCCATGGCCCATCTCGCGGCGCTGTTCATCCGCAAGGAGAGCCGCCTGGGCGACACTTTGCTTGGCCGCTCCATGGTGCTTATCGGGCGCAAGAGCCTGCCGCTGTTCGTGATCTCCACGGTGTTCGCGGCCATGAGCCACGGCGTGTTCGACTGGTTCGGCCATGGCGTCGTGACGCAGGTGACGTTCTCGCTGCTGGGAGCGCTCATCCTCGTGGCCCTCGCCTACGTCTCTGAGGAACTGCGGACGACCAAGCGCGTGACGCCCGTTCGCGCGCCGACCGGAACGCCTGCGCCGCAGCCGCGCGAGGGCGCTCCGGTCGTCCCGGCGAACGCGCCGCCGTCGCCGCGCCGCATCTGA
- a CDS encoding NepR family anti-sigma factor, with protein sequence MTQRKADDTKLDTDVQSHIGRQLRAGYVDILNQPVPDRFLELLAELDAKQVDPPADDTDDARQNGAR encoded by the coding sequence ATGACTCAACGGAAGGCGGACGACACGAAGCTCGATACGGATGTGCAGTCGCACATCGGGCGTCAGCTCCGAGCCGGATATGTCGACATCCTGAACCAGCCGGTGCCGGATCGTTTTCTCGAGTTGCTGGCCGAGCTTGACGCCAAGCAGGTCGATCCGCCAGCTGACGATACGGACGACGCGCGTCAGAATGGTGCGCGATGA
- a CDS encoding Crp/Fnr family transcriptional regulator: MFVRCSRCPLRKRNAFRQKTDEEVAFLETLKSEHLRLPAGADIINPEQNGAELYTVFSGWAFRYKELPDGRRQILSIALPGDLLGLQASLFEKALYGAIALTDVELCLIPRRRLWSVFERMPAFAYDLTWLAAQSEAILDENLLTVGRRSAAERIASLFAGLFKRAEALGLVNGRTLDFPLTQQHVADALGLSLVHTNKTMARLKSQGLFALADGKLTIDNPRAMARFAQHFEKELSPRPIL, encoded by the coding sequence ATGTTCGTGCGCTGCTCCCGGTGCCCCCTGCGAAAGAGGAATGCCTTCCGTCAGAAGACCGACGAGGAGGTGGCTTTCCTGGAAACGCTGAAGTCGGAGCATCTCCGCCTGCCGGCCGGGGCCGACATCATCAATCCCGAGCAGAACGGCGCCGAACTCTACACCGTCTTTTCGGGTTGGGCCTTCCGGTACAAGGAGTTGCCGGACGGGCGGCGGCAGATCCTCAGCATTGCGCTTCCCGGCGATCTTCTGGGCTTGCAGGCGTCGCTGTTCGAAAAAGCGCTTTACGGCGCGATCGCCCTGACCGACGTCGAGCTTTGCCTGATCCCGCGCCGGAGGCTCTGGAGCGTTTTCGAGCGGATGCCGGCCTTCGCGTACGACCTGACCTGGCTCGCGGCGCAGTCGGAGGCGATCCTGGATGAAAACCTACTGACCGTCGGACGGCGCAGCGCGGCGGAGCGCATCGCCTCGCTTTTCGCGGGCCTGTTCAAGCGCGCCGAGGCGCTCGGGCTGGTGAATGGCCGGACGCTCGATTTCCCTCTAACGCAGCAGCACGTGGCGGACGCACTCGGCCTGTCGCTGGTGCACACCAACAAAACCATGGCCCGCCTCAAGAGCCAGGGCCTCTTCGCTCTGGCCGACGGCAAGCTCACGATCGACAACCCGCGCGCGATGGCCCGGTTTGCGCAGCACTTCGAGAAGGAGCTTTCGCCCCGCCCGATCCTGTGA
- a CDS encoding MFS transporter, with amino-acid sequence MSSNAMLGGREAVEIDIPARMDRLPWSPIHRLIVLALGVTWVLDGLEVTIVGALAPRLQDPGTLALSDADIGALASAYLIGAVGGALGFGWLTDRLGRRLIFFTTLGVYIVGVLFSAFAWDFWSLALFRLITGIGIGGEYAAINSAIDELMPARLRGRIAIIINGSFWAGAGVGALASVVLLDSGWFPVDLGWRLGFGLGAVLGLFILFTRRHVPESPRWLACHDRIEEGEAVVADIERRIEAETGQTLPPATGSLRIHPARTFGFGLIFRAIFGVYRGRSALVLALMIAQAFLYNAVFFTYGLILTKFYAVEATHIGLYLVPFAFGNVIGPLVLGPLFDTVGRRKMICLTYVASGLLLLVTGWLFAQGALTAVTQTLAWCVIFFFASAAASSAYLTASEAFPLEVRALAIAVFYAIGTGLGGVVAPYVFGVLIGGGQPWPIFLGYAGAALLMIGAGAAALVWGIDAEGKSLEDVADPLSKAA; translated from the coding sequence TTGAGCTCCAACGCCATGCTCGGCGGCCGCGAGGCCGTCGAGATCGACATTCCCGCCCGCATGGACCGGCTGCCCTGGTCGCCAATCCATCGACTTATCGTGCTCGCCCTAGGCGTCACCTGGGTCCTTGACGGGCTCGAGGTGACCATCGTCGGGGCGCTTGCGCCGCGCCTGCAGGACCCTGGAACGCTCGCGCTGAGCGATGCGGACATCGGCGCTCTCGCCTCGGCCTATCTCATCGGCGCCGTCGGAGGCGCGCTGGGTTTCGGGTGGCTGACCGACAGGCTCGGCCGCAGGCTGATCTTCTTCACGACGCTCGGCGTCTACATCGTCGGCGTGCTGTTTTCGGCCTTCGCCTGGGACTTCTGGAGCCTCGCGCTGTTCCGGCTGATCACCGGGATCGGCATCGGCGGCGAGTACGCCGCGATCAACTCCGCGATCGACGAACTGATGCCGGCGCGGCTGCGCGGCCGGATCGCGATCATCATCAACGGCAGCTTCTGGGCCGGCGCCGGCGTCGGGGCGCTGGCGAGCGTCGTGCTGCTCGACTCAGGCTGGTTCCCGGTCGATCTCGGCTGGCGGCTCGGCTTCGGCCTTGGCGCCGTGCTGGGCCTTTTCATCCTGTTCACCCGCCGGCACGTGCCGGAAAGTCCGCGCTGGCTCGCGTGCCACGACCGGATCGAAGAGGGCGAGGCGGTCGTCGCCGACATCGAGCGGCGCATCGAGGCCGAGACGGGCCAGACCCTGCCGCCGGCAACCGGATCGCTGCGAATCCATCCCGCCCGCACCTTCGGTTTCGGGCTGATCTTCCGCGCGATCTTCGGCGTCTATCGGGGTCGATCCGCGCTGGTGCTCGCGCTGATGATCGCCCAGGCGTTCCTCTACAACGCCGTGTTCTTCACCTACGGGCTGATCCTGACGAAGTTCTACGCGGTCGAGGCTACCCACATCGGGCTCTATCTCGTGCCCTTCGCCTTCGGCAACGTCATCGGGCCGCTGGTCCTCGGGCCTCTGTTCGACACGGTCGGGCGGCGGAAGATGATCTGCCTGACCTATGTCGCCTCCGGTCTTCTGCTGCTCGTCACGGGCTGGCTGTTCGCGCAGGGCGCGCTGACGGCGGTCACGCAGACGCTCGCCTGGTGCGTGATCTTCTTCTTCGCCTCCGCCGCGGCGAGTTCGGCCTATCTCACGGCGAGCGAAGCCTTTCCTCTCGAGGTCCGGGCGCTGGCCATCGCGGTGTTCTACGCCATTGGCACCGGCCTCGGCGGCGTCGTCGCCCCTTACGTCTTCGGCGTGCTGATCGGCGGCGGCCAGCCTTGGCCGATCTTCCTCGGCTACGCCGGCGCGGCGCTGCTCATGATCGGCGCGGGCGCCGCGGCCCTGGTGTGGGGGATCGACGCCGAAGGGAAATCGCTCGAGGACGTCGCCGATCCGCTCTCGAAAGCCGCATGA
- the galE gene encoding UDP-glucose 4-epimerase GalE: MAVLVTGGAGYIGSHMVLALKDAGRSVVVIDDLSTGFRRAVPETVPFVKGCVGDERLVAKTIVEHDVDAIVHFAGSIVVPDSVRDPLDYYLNNTVRSRALLAAAVAGGVKRVVFSSTAAVYGEGSDEPLTEDEPLDPISPYGASKLMTERMLADMSRAYGLSYAALRYFNVAGADPDGRAGQSSPRATHLIKVAAQAALGGRNHLECYGDDYPTPDGTCVRDYIHVSDLAHAHLLALDHLEAGGDSFVANCGYGRGASVLEVIDAVKRCAGVDFPVHVAPRRDGDPASLVANPTRIRETVGWRPRHDDLDAIVGHALAWERRVAERGAGQA, encoded by the coding sequence ATGGCTGTTCTTGTGACAGGCGGCGCCGGCTACATCGGCAGCCATATGGTGCTTGCCCTCAAGGACGCCGGACGCAGCGTCGTCGTGATCGACGATCTGTCCACGGGCTTTCGCCGGGCGGTGCCCGAGACCGTGCCTTTCGTGAAGGGGTGCGTAGGCGACGAGCGCCTCGTCGCGAAGACGATCGTGGAGCATGACGTCGACGCGATCGTCCATTTTGCGGGATCGATCGTCGTTCCGGACTCGGTGCGGGATCCTCTCGACTACTACCTCAACAACACCGTCCGCTCCCGCGCGCTGCTGGCCGCCGCGGTCGCCGGGGGCGTGAAGCGCGTGGTGTTCTCGTCGACCGCCGCCGTCTACGGCGAGGGATCGGACGAGCCGCTCACCGAAGACGAGCCGCTGGATCCGATCTCGCCCTACGGCGCCTCGAAGCTGATGACCGAGCGCATGCTGGCCGACATGTCGCGCGCCTACGGCCTCTCCTACGCCGCGTTGCGCTATTTCAACGTGGCGGGCGCCGATCCCGACGGCCGGGCCGGCCAGTCGAGCCCGCGCGCGACGCATCTGATCAAGGTAGCCGCCCAAGCGGCGCTCGGCGGGCGCAACCACCTTGAATGCTACGGCGACGACTATCCGACGCCGGACGGCACCTGCGTGCGCGACTACATCCACGTCAGCGACCTCGCGCACGCCCATCTCCTGGCGCTCGATCACCTCGAGGCCGGCGGCGACAGCTTCGTCGCGAACTGCGGCTATGGCCGGGGCGCGTCCGTGCTCGAGGTGATCGACGCCGTGAAGCGCTGCGCCGGCGTCGATTTTCCCGTGCACGTCGCCCCGCGTCGCGATGGCGACCCGGCGTCGCTGGTGGCGAATCCGACCCGCATCCGCGAGACGGTGGGATGGCGCCCTCGCCATGACGACCTCGACGCGATCGTCGGTCATGCGCTGGCCTGGGAGCGTCGGGTGGCGGAGCGCGGCGCCGGTCAGGCTTGA
- a CDS encoding sensor histidine kinase, whose translation MLKTLRSRIALLLIAANFPVIVLAVWIGVRDFRAADLVDRDRLVQAANLVAARAKGLAAESRLDDAARRTVFQDGDSRAMIAAAILDRGGQVLAEDSPASFGGAWLPPDGAPRDPLASDPRIRKARGADGRPYRYALAPVPGSEAVAIAAASFDFMGRRQTQGLLLALGMPALMSLLCIGLVLFGIERFVLKWLRALRVTAEASQGDRMDVRAVDFEKAPLEIARLGDALDAMSGRIEERSQALTTALDERDRLLRELHHRVKNNFQMIASLLALQRQEAPQSLSAVLRAPEDRVRAMAAAYKASYASGEIGHVEVGELIRDVALQARDAVGERRFEVNILTQGPVGEVDLDRAVPLSLLVMELLSAAAAAGGDASLSIVQRPGRRLALIIESQNQNWLPTTGLPLRLIRAYTEQIGSAVGDWRQGRVEFEVALASEEPKIGMARSATAKR comes from the coding sequence GTGTTGAAGACGCTGCGCAGCCGTATCGCGCTCCTCCTGATCGCGGCCAATTTCCCGGTGATCGTTCTCGCCGTATGGATCGGCGTGCGCGATTTCCGCGCGGCCGATCTGGTCGATCGCGATCGGCTGGTTCAGGCCGCAAACCTGGTGGCTGCACGCGCCAAGGGGCTCGCTGCTGAGAGCCGGCTCGACGACGCGGCGCGGCGGACCGTGTTCCAGGACGGCGACTCCCGCGCAATGATCGCCGCCGCCATCCTCGACCGAGGCGGCCAGGTTCTCGCCGAGGACTCGCCCGCCTCGTTTGGAGGGGCGTGGCTCCCTCCGGACGGAGCGCCTCGCGATCCGCTTGCCAGCGACCCACGGATCCGAAAGGCGCGCGGCGCCGACGGACGCCCCTATCGCTATGCGCTCGCTCCGGTGCCGGGAAGCGAGGCTGTCGCGATCGCCGCCGCGTCGTTCGATTTCATGGGGCGGCGCCAGACCCAGGGGCTTCTGCTCGCGCTCGGCATGCCGGCGCTGATGAGCCTGCTCTGCATCGGCCTCGTCCTGTTCGGCATCGAGCGCTTCGTCCTCAAATGGCTTCGCGCGCTGCGCGTGACCGCTGAAGCAAGCCAGGGCGATCGCATGGACGTGCGCGCCGTGGACTTCGAGAAGGCGCCGCTGGAGATCGCCCGCCTTGGGGACGCGCTCGACGCCATGTCGGGACGGATCGAGGAGCGGTCGCAGGCGCTGACCACGGCGCTCGACGAGCGCGACCGGCTTCTGCGTGAGCTTCATCACAGGGTGAAGAACAATTTCCAGATGATCGCCAGTCTGCTCGCGCTGCAGCGTCAGGAAGCGCCGCAGTCCTTGTCGGCGGTGCTGCGCGCGCCGGAAGACCGGGTGCGCGCGATGGCGGCCGCTTACAAGGCGTCCTACGCCAGCGGCGAGATCGGTCACGTCGAGGTCGGCGAGCTGATCCGGGACGTGGCGCTGCAGGCGCGCGACGCGGTGGGCGAACGGCGGTTCGAGGTCAACATCCTGACGCAGGGGCCCGTCGGCGAGGTCGACCTCGACAGGGCGGTGCCGCTGTCGCTGCTGGTGATGGAACTGCTGAGCGCCGCGGCCGCGGCGGGCGGAGACGCGTCGCTCTCGATCGTCCAGCGCCCCGGCCGCCGCTTGGCGTTGATCATCGAATCCCAGAACCAGAACTGGCTGCCCACGACCGGCCTGCCGCTCCGCCTCATCCGCGCCTACACCGAGCAGATCGGCAGCGCGGTGGGCGATTGGCGCCAGGGCCGGGTGGAGTTCGAGGTTGCGCTGGCTTCGGAGGAGCCGAAGATCGGAATGGCGCGCTCTGCGACTGCGAAGCGTTGA
- a CDS encoding fumarylacetoacetate hydrolase family protein, translating into MPVSLVVETSLPSDRATAVLAGRVWRPDVSGPSVVTVRDDRVLDVTAAFATSRDLCEAADPAGELAAAPGEDIGALADILANTPPDGRNASRPWLLSPIDLQAVKAAGVTFPVSTLERVVEEQAKGAPEKAASFRAEIATTIGADLAALKPGSEEAAALKRVLVEKGLWSQYLEVGIGPDAEVFTKTQAMASVGSGSDVGIHPISTWNNPEPEMVVVVSSAGRIVGATLGNDVNLRDVEGRSALLLSKAKDNTASASVGPFIRLFDGGFTLDHVRKAAVTLEVVGDDGFKLGGVSHMEQIARDPEDLVGQTIGRNHQYPDGFVLYLGTMFAPIEDRDTPGEGFTHKVGDIVTIATPTLGALVNRVVRCPDAERWTFGAGHLMRNLAARGLL; encoded by the coding sequence ATGCCGGTCTCCCTCGTCGTGGAAACGTCCCTCCCGTCCGACCGTGCGACGGCTGTTCTCGCGGGTCGGGTCTGGCGGCCGGATGTGAGCGGTCCGAGCGTGGTGACGGTCCGCGACGATCGCGTGCTGGACGTGACCGCCGCCTTCGCCACCTCGCGAGACCTCTGCGAGGCGGCCGATCCCGCCGGCGAACTGGCCGCGGCGCCGGGGGAAGACATCGGCGCGCTGGCCGACATCCTCGCGAACACCCCGCCCGACGGTCGGAACGCCAGCCGGCCGTGGCTGCTGTCGCCCATCGACCTGCAGGCCGTGAAGGCCGCCGGCGTCACCTTCCCCGTCTCGACGCTCGAGCGCGTCGTCGAGGAGCAGGCCAAAGGCGCGCCCGAGAAGGCCGCGTCGTTCCGCGCGGAAATCGCGACGACCATAGGGGCGGACCTCGCCGCGCTGAAGCCCGGGTCCGAGGAGGCCGCAGCGCTGAAGCGCGTGCTCGTCGAGAAGGGCCTCTGGTCGCAGTATCTCGAGGTCGGCATCGGGCCGGACGCGGAGGTCTTCACGAAGACCCAGGCGATGGCGAGCGTCGGATCAGGCTCGGACGTGGGCATCCATCCGATTTCGACCTGGAACAACCCCGAGCCGGAGATGGTGGTCGTCGTCTCGAGCGCGGGCCGCATCGTCGGCGCGACGCTCGGCAACGACGTCAACCTGCGCGACGTCGAAGGCCGCTCCGCCCTGTTGCTGAGCAAGGCCAAGGACAACACGGCCTCCGCCTCCGTCGGGCCCTTCATCCGCCTGTTCGACGGCGGCTTCACGCTGGACCACGTGCGCAAGGCGGCGGTGACGCTCGAGGTCGTCGGCGACGACGGCTTCAAGCTCGGCGGCGTCAGCCACATGGAGCAGATCGCGCGCGATCCGGAGGATCTCGTCGGCCAGACCATCGGGCGGAACCACCAGTATCCCGACGGCTTCGTTCTCTATCTCGGAACGATGTTCGCGCCGATCGAGGATCGCGACACGCCGGGCGAGGGCTTCACCCACAAGGTCGGCGACATCGTCACCATCGCGACCCCGACGCTTGGCGCGCTTGTGAATCGGGTCGTCCGCTGTCCCGACGCCGAGCGCTGGACCTTCGGCGCCGGTCATCTCATGCGGAACCTCGCCGCGCGCGGACTGCTCTGA
- a CDS encoding DNA starvation/stationary phase protection protein, giving the protein MAKATVLKVASSSDEKIGTGLSDADRKVIAETLTDLTVQTYRLLLRSQVVHWNVTGPLFQPIHTLTQQHYRDLFAAIDEMAERIRALGHVMPTGKATSGLDKALSLGSRMTAQAMLEELAEDHESLARVVREGAAEAEDRRDFVTHDLLTARLAFHEKAVWMLRAIAEN; this is encoded by the coding sequence ATGGCGAAAGCGACGGTGCTCAAGGTCGCGTCCTCGAGCGACGAGAAAATCGGAACAGGCCTGAGCGACGCCGATCGAAAGGTCATCGCGGAGACGCTGACCGACCTGACGGTCCAGACCTACCGTCTGTTGCTTCGCTCCCAGGTGGTCCACTGGAACGTCACCGGACCCCTCTTCCAGCCGATCCATACCCTCACCCAGCAGCATTATCGCGATCTGTTCGCAGCGATCGACGAGATGGCCGAGCGCATCCGCGCGCTCGGGCACGTCATGCCGACCGGAAAGGCGACGTCGGGCTTGGACAAGGCCCTGTCGCTCGGTTCGCGGATGACCGCGCAGGCGATGCTCGAGGAGCTCGCGGAAGACCACGAAAGCCTTGCGCGCGTCGTGCGCGAAGGCGCAGCCGAGGCGGAGGACCGTCGGGATTTCGTGACCCACGACCTGCTGACCGCGCGGCTGGCGTTCCATGAGAAAGCCGTCTGGATGCTGCGAGCGATCGCAGAAAACTGA